Proteins encoded in a region of the Photobacterium angustum genome:
- the lepB gene encoding signal peptidase I translates to MANTFSLILVLATLVTGIIWALDKFLWAPKRQLKIAAAAEQSGGQVDAKTLESVAPQPAWVESASSMFPVIALIMVFRSFIYEPFQIPSESMLPTLYVGDFILVEKFAYGLRDPVFHDKIVSTGEPKRGDVVVFKFPPQPKIDYIKRVVGLPGDTVRYSEDKQLCIQPKGTSVCKLVKLTDMTDSDFKQGMARLVEFKEQLGDVDHHILINPLRRDRRMAYEPRPGIGEWVVPEGNYFVMGDNRDNSADSRYWGFVPEANLVGKAVAIWISFEFDRQADSLLPSWIPTGVRFNRIGSIK, encoded by the coding sequence ATGGCAAACACTTTTTCTTTGATTCTGGTACTAGCTACGTTAGTAACAGGGATCATTTGGGCACTTGATAAGTTTCTTTGGGCACCGAAGCGTCAATTAAAAATAGCTGCAGCAGCTGAACAATCCGGTGGTCAAGTTGATGCTAAAACGCTAGAAAGTGTTGCGCCACAGCCTGCATGGGTTGAATCAGCAAGTTCAATGTTCCCTGTCATTGCTTTGATCATGGTATTCCGCTCTTTCATTTATGAACCTTTTCAAATTCCATCAGAATCAATGCTACCGACTTTATACGTAGGTGACTTTATTCTGGTTGAAAAATTTGCTTATGGTCTACGAGATCCTGTTTTCCACGATAAAATCGTCAGTACAGGTGAGCCAAAGCGTGGTGATGTAGTGGTGTTTAAATTCCCACCTCAGCCAAAGATTGATTACATTAAGCGTGTTGTTGGCCTACCTGGCGATACTGTTCGTTACAGTGAAGATAAGCAACTGTGTATTCAGCCTAAAGGTACCTCAGTATGTAAACTGGTTAAATTAACCGATATGACTGACAGTGACTTTAAGCAAGGTATGGCACGTTTAGTTGAGTTTAAAGAACAACTGGGTGATGTTGATCACCATATTCTGATCAACCCATTACGTCGTGATCGTCGTATGGCATATGAGCCTCGTCCAGGTATTGGTGAGTGGGTTGTACCAGAAGGAAACTATTTTGTTATGGGTGATAACCGTGACAATAGTGCTGACAGTCGTTACTGGGGCTTTGTGCCAGAAGCGAATCTTGTTGGCAAGGCGGTAGCTATTTGGATCAGCTTTGAGTTTGATCGACAAGCAGATAGTTTACTTCCATCTTGGATCCCTACCGGCGTACGTTTTAATCGTATCGGTAGCATTAAATAA
- a CDS encoding SoxR reducing system RseC family protein, with the protein MMRTLATVTAVEKGAVTVSCQQQTSCGHCASRDSCGTGIVTKAMPGRVHDIKIATQSSLSIGQVVEIGLSERSMLSSALLIYMLPLLFLLLGSALGQWVFVDLANSNELGVISSAVIATTLGLLIARHYAKRLEGNSEYKPTLIRVLGAPISSDKLINAASKDSE; encoded by the coding sequence ATGATGCGCACTTTAGCGACAGTGACCGCAGTCGAAAAAGGAGCGGTGACGGTAAGTTGCCAGCAACAAACAAGCTGTGGTCATTGTGCATCACGTGATAGTTGCGGAACAGGCATTGTAACGAAAGCAATGCCTGGTCGTGTACATGATATAAAAATAGCAACGCAATCGTCGCTTTCTATCGGGCAGGTAGTTGAAATCGGCTTATCTGAGCGAAGTATGTTAAGCTCTGCTTTATTGATCTATATGCTCCCACTGCTTTTTTTACTGTTAGGCAGTGCATTAGGGCAATGGGTATTTGTTGATTTAGCTAACAGTAACGAACTGGGTGTTATCAGTTCTGCTGTTATTGCGACAACGTTAGGATTACTGATAGCACGGCACTATGCCAAACGCTTAGAGGGTAATTCAGAGTATAAGCCAACCCTTATTCGAGTTCTCGGCGCACCGATTTCATCAGATAAGCTGATAAATGCCGCATCGAAAGATAGCGAGTAG
- the era gene encoding GTPase Era, with product MTDKQHCGFIAIVGRPNVGKSTLLNRLVGQKLSITSRKPQTTRHRIMGVDTRDGYQAVYVDTPGLHIEEKRTINRLMNRAASSSLTDVELVLFLVDGTMWTADDEMVLNKLAKSQLPTVLLVNKVDNVKDKHELFPHLQELASKMEFVDVIPVSAKHGTNIDAVEKIVRQHLPECEYYFPEEYVTDRSQRFMASEIIREKLMRFTGDELPYAVTVEIERFDYNPETDGFDINGLILVERKGQKKMVIGKGGDKIKVIGREARLDMEDLFERKVYLELWVKVKSGWADDERALRSLGYIDDL from the coding sequence ATGACAGATAAACAACATTGTGGCTTTATAGCCATTGTTGGTCGACCGAATGTCGGTAAATCAACCTTGCTAAACCGTTTAGTGGGGCAGAAGTTATCTATTACTTCTCGTAAACCACAAACCACGCGCCACCGTATTATGGGTGTAGACACACGTGACGGCTATCAAGCTGTGTATGTTGATACTCCAGGATTGCACATTGAAGAAAAACGTACAATTAACCGTTTAATGAACCGTGCTGCAAGCAGTTCATTAACCGATGTTGAATTAGTATTGTTTTTAGTTGATGGCACTATGTGGACAGCTGACGATGAGATGGTATTAAACAAGTTGGCGAAGAGCCAGTTACCAACTGTGTTGTTAGTGAATAAAGTTGATAACGTAAAAGATAAGCATGAGCTATTCCCTCACTTGCAAGAGCTTGCAAGTAAGATGGAATTTGTTGATGTGATTCCGGTATCAGCAAAGCATGGTACAAACATTGATGCGGTAGAGAAAATCGTACGTCAGCACTTACCTGAGTGTGAGTACTACTTCCCTGAAGAATACGTAACTGATCGTTCTCAACGCTTTATGGCCTCTGAAATTATCCGTGAGAAGCTGATGCGTTTTACGGGTGATGAATTGCCATACGCTGTGACGGTTGAAATCGAGCGATTCGATTACAACCCTGAAACAGATGGTTTCGATATCAATGGTTTGATTCTGGTTGAACGTAAAGGCCAGAAGAAAATGGTGATTGGTAAAGGTGGCGATAAAATCAAAGTGATAGGACGCGAAGCGCGTTTAGACATGGAAGACTTGTTTGAACGTAAAGTTTACCTTGAACTTTGGGTTAAAGTGAAATCAGGTTGGGCAGATGACGAACGTGCACTGCGAAGCCTTGGTTACATCGACGACTTATAA
- the rseB gene encoding sigma-E factor regulatory protein RseB yields the protein MKKILVGAIALVSLLLPLQAFAEAEKPSAEALLHQMEQASQKLSYEISYIRVKKNSIDTLRYRHALEDGQGYSHLLYLSGPPQEVIQRGNEVSYFEPGLDPFTVKSAKIVAPIMPLMKANIQELAHYYDFISMGRAREAGVTCDVIRIAPKDGERYSYLIWVDQLSHLVMRADLLDRNGDLLEQFRAVSYAVNPKVAEMLSKLKTVKLPEVVKLPVQEKANLDWKVSWLPDGFKLISGDRHRLLMTERPVESRMYSDGLFSFSVYVSDIDSYALSGQLVRQGRRTLSNIVKDNKEITVVGDIPPPTARQIAESVTFDNTKGTPNKAVKKGN from the coding sequence ATGAAAAAGATTCTGGTCGGTGCGATAGCATTGGTCAGCTTGCTTTTGCCTCTCCAAGCCTTTGCTGAAGCTGAAAAGCCTTCGGCAGAGGCTTTGTTGCATCAAATGGAGCAGGCAAGCCAAAAGCTGAGTTACGAAATTTCTTACATTCGAGTAAAAAAGAACAGTATTGATACCTTGCGCTATCGACATGCGCTAGAGGATGGTCAAGGCTATAGTCATTTACTCTACTTAAGTGGCCCACCTCAAGAAGTGATTCAACGCGGTAATGAGGTGAGTTACTTTGAACCCGGTCTTGATCCATTCACGGTAAAAAGTGCGAAAATAGTGGCGCCTATCATGCCGCTGATGAAGGCTAATATTCAAGAGTTAGCCCATTACTACGATTTCATTTCAATGGGACGCGCACGAGAGGCGGGAGTTACCTGTGATGTTATCCGTATTGCACCAAAAGACGGCGAGCGTTATTCATATTTGATATGGGTTGATCAGCTTAGTCATTTAGTGATGCGTGCGGATTTATTGGATCGAAATGGTGATTTACTAGAGCAGTTTCGCGCAGTTTCTTATGCGGTGAATCCAAAAGTGGCTGAAATGCTCAGCAAGCTGAAAACAGTAAAACTACCAGAAGTGGTAAAATTACCAGTACAAGAAAAAGCTAATCTTGATTGGAAGGTGTCATGGTTACCTGATGGCTTTAAATTAATTTCAGGCGATCGCCATCGCCTCTTGATGACAGAGCGTCCTGTTGAAAGTCGGATGTACAGTGATGGTTTATTTAGCTTCTCTGTATATGTGTCTGATATTGATAGCTATGCGTTAAGTGGGCAACTTGTCCGTCAAGGTCGCCGAACATTGAGCAATATAGTTAAAGACAATAAAGAAATTACGGTTGTCGGCGATATTCCTCCACCAACAGCAAGACAGATTGCAGAAAGTGTCACTTTCGATAACACTAAAGGGACACCCAATAAGGCAGTAAAAAAAGGTAATTAG
- the lepA gene encoding translation elongation factor 4, whose product MKHIRNFSIIAHIDHGKSTLSDRLIQVCGGLSDREMAAQVLDSMDLERERGITIKAQSVTLDYTAKDGETYQLNFIDTPGHVDFSYEVSRSLAACEGALLVVDAGQGVEAQTLANCYTAIEMDLEVVPILNKIDLPAAEPERVAEEIEDIVGIDAIDAVRCSAKTGLGVDDVLEKIVEAIPAPEGDPDAPLQALIIDSWFDNYLGVVSLVRIKNGKLKKNDKIKVMTTGQIWGVDRLGIFTPKQIDTTELNTGEVGWVVCGIKDILGAPVGDTLTLAKGGCETALPGFKKVKPQVYAGLFPVSSDDYENFRDALGKLSLNDASLFYEPESSSALGFGFRCGFLGMLHMEIIQERLEREYDLNLITTAPTVVYEVKKTDGTMLYVDSPAKLPAVNDIEIMGEPIARCNILVPSEYLGNVITLCIEKRGVQIDMVYHGNQVALTYDIPMSEVVLDFFDRLKSTSRGYASLDYNFQCYQESDMVRVDILLNGERVDALAIITHKDNSQSRGRDVVEKMKEFIPRQMFDIAIQAAIGTHIIARSTVKQLRKNVIAKCYGGDISRKKKLLQKQKEGKKRMKQIGNVELPQEAFLAILHVGKDK is encoded by the coding sequence ATGAAGCACATTCGTAACTTTTCGATTATCGCACATATCGACCATGGTAAGTCGACCTTATCCGACCGTCTAATTCAAGTTTGTGGCGGCCTTTCTGATCGAGAAATGGCTGCACAAGTTTTAGATTCTATGGATCTTGAACGCGAACGCGGTATTACCATCAAAGCCCAGAGCGTGACGCTCGATTACACGGCTAAAGATGGTGAAACTTATCAATTAAACTTTATCGACACACCGGGACACGTAGACTTCTCATACGAAGTTTCTCGTTCTCTTGCCGCTTGTGAAGGCGCATTGCTGGTGGTTGATGCGGGTCAGGGCGTTGAAGCTCAGACTCTTGCTAACTGTTACACTGCCATTGAGATGGATTTGGAAGTAGTGCCAATCTTAAATAAGATTGACTTACCTGCGGCTGAACCTGAGCGTGTAGCTGAAGAGATTGAAGACATTGTTGGTATCGATGCTATTGATGCTGTTCGCTGTTCAGCGAAAACAGGCTTAGGTGTTGACGATGTTCTTGAAAAGATTGTTGAAGCAATTCCTGCACCTGAAGGTGATCCAGATGCGCCATTACAAGCGCTAATCATTGACTCATGGTTTGATAACTACTTAGGTGTTGTTTCTTTAGTTCGTATTAAGAACGGCAAGCTAAAGAAAAATGACAAGATCAAAGTTATGACCACAGGTCAAATCTGGGGTGTTGACCGCTTAGGTATTTTCACACCAAAACAAATTGATACAACAGAGCTAAATACAGGTGAAGTTGGTTGGGTTGTTTGTGGTATTAAAGATATTCTTGGCGCACCTGTAGGTGATACCTTAACGCTGGCAAAAGGTGGTTGTGAAACCGCGCTGCCTGGCTTTAAGAAAGTGAAACCTCAGGTATACGCAGGCCTATTCCCTGTATCTTCTGATGATTACGAAAACTTCCGTGATGCTTTAGGTAAATTAAGCCTGAATGATGCGTCATTGTTTTATGAGCCAGAAAGCTCGTCTGCGTTAGGTTTTGGTTTCCGTTGTGGTTTCTTGGGTATGCTTCATATGGAGATTATTCAAGAGCGTCTAGAACGTGAATATGATCTAAACCTGATCACAACAGCACCGACTGTAGTGTATGAAGTGAAGAAAACAGACGGCACAATGTTGTACGTTGATAGCCCTGCAAAACTGCCAGCAGTGAATGATATCGAAATTATGGGTGAGCCAATTGCTCGCTGTAATATTTTGGTACCAAGCGAATACTTAGGTAACGTTATTACCTTATGTATTGAAAAGCGTGGTGTGCAGATTGATATGGTTTATCACGGCAATCAAGTTGCACTAACGTATGATATTCCAATGTCAGAAGTGGTTCTGGATTTCTTTGATCGCTTGAAATCAACATCTCGTGGTTATGCGTCACTTGATTACAATTTCCAGTGTTACCAAGAATCAGACATGGTACGTGTTGATATTCTTCTTAATGGTGAGCGTGTTGATGCACTTGCTATCATTACTCACAAAGATAACTCACAATCTCGTGGTCGTGATGTTGTTGAGAAAATGAAAGAGTTTATCCCTCGTCAGATGTTTGATATCGCAATTCAAGCCGCGATTGGTACGCATATTATTGCTCGCTCTACCGTGAAGCAATTACGTAAAAACGTAATCGCTAAGTGTTATGGCGGTGATATTAGTCGTAAGAAGAAACTGTTGCAGAAACAGAAAGAAGGTAAGAAGCGTATGAAGCAGATCGGTAACGTAGAACTGCCTCAAGAAGCATTCTTAGCGATTCTTCATGTGGGTAAAGATAAATAA
- the nadB gene encoding L-aspartate oxidase has translation MNQIHQHNCDVLVIGSGAAGLSLALHLSSSANVTVLCKGPLNEGATYYAQGGIAAVFDESDSIDSHVEDTLIAGAHLCDKEVVRFIAENAKECVQWLIDGGVPFDREESDSDDNPRFHLTREGGHSHRRILHAADATGMAMQTSLQDQARNHPNITILERHNALDLITEKKLNPNTESNRVLGAYVWNRDKEMVETLGAKFVILATGGASKVYQYTSNPDVSSGDGIAMAWRAGCRVANLEFNQFHPTCLFHPEAQTFLLTEALRGEGAYLRRPDGSRFMPEFDERAELAPRDIVARAIDYEMKRLGADCMYLDISHKPADFVKKHFPMIDEKLQSYGIDITKEPIPIVPAAHYTCGGVMVDKKGKTDIDGLYAIGEVSYTGLHGANRMASNSLLECVVYAWSAAKDIQAKMDTIAVPPALPIWDESKVSNSDEEVVIQHNWHELRLFMWDYVGIVRSTKRLERAMHRIELLKNEISEYYSHFRVSNNLIELRNLVLVAELIIRCAIERKESRGLHYTLDYPELDDNAQPTVLTPK, from the coding sequence ATGAATCAGATTCATCAACATAACTGCGATGTACTGGTTATTGGCAGCGGTGCCGCTGGCCTATCATTAGCACTACACCTTTCTTCTTCTGCCAATGTTACCGTGTTATGTAAAGGACCGCTAAATGAAGGCGCTACTTATTACGCACAGGGCGGAATTGCAGCAGTATTTGATGAGTCAGACAGCATCGATTCACATGTTGAAGATACCCTTATTGCTGGCGCCCACTTATGCGATAAAGAGGTCGTTCGTTTTATTGCCGAGAATGCTAAAGAATGTGTTCAGTGGTTGATTGATGGCGGCGTACCGTTTGATCGTGAAGAATCTGATAGTGATGATAACCCTCGTTTTCACTTAACTCGTGAAGGCGGCCACAGCCATCGTCGTATTCTCCATGCCGCTGATGCAACAGGCATGGCAATGCAAACATCTCTTCAAGATCAAGCCCGTAATCATCCCAATATTACCATTTTAGAACGTCATAATGCGCTCGATTTAATCACCGAAAAAAAGCTTAATCCAAATACCGAATCAAATCGCGTATTAGGCGCTTATGTGTGGAACCGTGATAAAGAAATGGTAGAAACACTGGGGGCTAAGTTCGTTATTTTAGCCACTGGTGGTGCTTCAAAAGTCTATCAATATACCTCTAACCCAGACGTGTCTTCCGGTGATGGTATCGCCATGGCGTGGCGTGCTGGTTGTCGTGTGGCAAATCTTGAGTTCAATCAGTTTCACCCAACCTGTTTATTCCACCCTGAAGCCCAGACTTTCTTGCTAACAGAAGCACTGCGTGGAGAAGGGGCGTATTTACGTCGCCCTGATGGCTCTCGTTTTATGCCTGAATTTGATGAGCGTGCAGAGCTCGCGCCTCGTGATATTGTTGCCCGTGCCATCGACTATGAAATGAAACGTTTAGGCGCTGACTGCATGTACCTTGATATCAGTCATAAGCCAGCAGACTTTGTTAAAAAACACTTCCCGATGATTGATGAAAAGCTACAAAGCTACGGCATTGATATCACGAAAGAGCCTATCCCTATTGTTCCCGCCGCCCACTATACCTGTGGTGGCGTTATGGTTGATAAAAAGGGTAAAACGGATATTGATGGCTTATATGCGATTGGTGAAGTGAGTTACACAGGCTTGCATGGTGCTAACCGTATGGCATCAAATTCACTGTTAGAGTGTGTGGTTTATGCTTGGTCTGCAGCCAAAGATATTCAGGCTAAAATGGATACAATTGCCGTTCCACCAGCTTTACCAATATGGGATGAAAGTAAAGTCAGCAACTCGGATGAAGAAGTCGTTATCCAACATAACTGGCACGAATTACGTTTATTCATGTGGGATTATGTCGGTATTGTCCGTTCAACAAAAAGACTTGAACGTGCAATGCACCGAATAGAGTTACTGAAAAATGAAATTAGCGAGTATTACAGCCATTTCCGTGTTTCAAACAATTTAATTGAACTGCGTAACCTTGTTCTGGTTGCAGAGCTTATCATTCGTTGTGCTATTGAGCGAAAAGAAAGTCGAGGTCTTCATTACACCTTGGATTACCCAGAGTTAGACGATAACGCACAACCTACGGTCTTAACTCCCAAATAA
- the recO gene encoding DNA repair protein RecO, with protein MEGLQRCFVLHSRPYSETSLILDVFSEDHGRLTLLSKGARRKRSNLKGTLQPFTPLFMKWSGKGAMPVLTHAEPISIGLPLRSYILYSAMYVNEILVRVLGNHTPYPQLFLDYLNVLRELAQADNPEPALRRFELSLLHHLGYGIDFLHCAGSGLSVEDDMTYNYREQQGFIASMKIGLLTFRGNDLKAIAARRFETPEQLRAAKRFTRMALKPYLGSKPLKSRELFIPRGRRIGT; from the coding sequence ATGGAAGGGCTACAGCGTTGTTTTGTCCTTCATTCTCGTCCCTATAGTGAGACGAGCCTGATCCTTGATGTATTTAGCGAGGATCATGGCCGTCTTACTCTTCTTTCTAAAGGCGCTCGCCGTAAGCGATCTAATCTAAAAGGCACACTCCAACCTTTTACTCCCTTATTTATGAAGTGGAGTGGCAAAGGTGCGATGCCTGTTCTTACTCATGCCGAACCTATCAGTATAGGTTTACCCCTACGCAGCTATATTTTATATTCAGCAATGTATGTGAATGAAATACTGGTACGTGTATTGGGCAACCATACCCCTTATCCTCAGCTGTTTCTGGATTATTTGAATGTGCTTAGAGAGCTAGCACAAGCGGATAACCCAGAGCCTGCTTTACGCCGCTTTGAGCTTTCGCTACTACATCATCTAGGCTACGGGATTGACTTTCTGCATTGCGCTGGTAGTGGATTAAGTGTTGAAGATGATATGACCTATAACTACCGCGAGCAGCAGGGGTTTATTGCTTCGATGAAAATTGGTTTATTAACCTTTCGTGGCAATGATTTAAAAGCTATTGCCGCTAGACGATTTGAAACCCCAGAGCAGTTACGCGCAGCAAAACGATTTACAAGGATGGCATTAAAACCGTATCTTGGTTCTAAGCCATTAAAAAGCCGGGAATTGTTTATCCCGCGAGGAAGGAGAATCGGAACATGA
- a CDS encoding RseA family anti-sigma factor, translating to MADKEKISALLDGEELDQSIINALTVDKEDELTWRDYTLIGDVLRGDAPQCKEWNIAANVALALDDEPAHSVGHTETPVAVVTEPISQAIEEQPTPFKAQRTLPAWLTQFGQVAVAACVSLAVIVGVQQYDGEDNSSGSTNNDVPVLQTIPFTGKAEPVSLNTNMASNTDRAPTEAQLMEQRRRINSMLQDYELQLRFNAQDGSLDHSLLKQHNSVAD from the coding sequence ATGGCTGATAAAGAAAAGATCTCGGCATTACTTGATGGCGAAGAGCTAGATCAGAGCATTATTAATGCGCTGACTGTAGACAAAGAAGATGAGCTTACATGGCGTGACTACACCTTAATTGGTGATGTGTTGCGCGGTGATGCTCCGCAATGCAAAGAATGGAATATTGCAGCGAATGTCGCATTAGCGTTAGACGATGAACCTGCCCATTCAGTTGGCCATACTGAAACACCCGTTGCGGTTGTTACAGAGCCAATTTCGCAAGCAATTGAAGAGCAACCAACACCATTTAAAGCCCAGCGCACGTTACCAGCTTGGCTTACTCAATTTGGCCAAGTGGCCGTTGCTGCTTGTGTCTCTTTAGCTGTTATAGTTGGCGTCCAGCAGTATGATGGTGAAGATAATTCATCAGGTTCAACTAACAATGATGTGCCTGTGTTACAAACGATTCCGTTTACAGGTAAAGCGGAACCGGTAAGTTTAAATACCAATATGGCAAGTAATACGGATCGTGCACCAACTGAAGCTCAGTTGATGGAGCAACGTCGTCGTATTAACTCCATGTTGCAAGATTATGAGTTGCAGTTGCGTTTTAATGCGCAAGACGGCAGCCTTGATCACTCTTTACTTAAACAACATAATTCTGTGGCAGATTAA
- the rpoE gene encoding RNA polymerase sigma factor RpoE gives MSEQQTDQVLIERVQRGDKQAFNLLVIKYQNKVCNLVSRYVSNSGDVPDVAQEAFIKAYRALPTFRGESAFYTWLYRIAVNTAKNYLVAQGRRPPASDVDAEDAEYYESGSALKEISNPENQMLSDELKRVVFSTIEALPDDLKTAISLRELDGLSYEEIAEVMGCPVGTVRSRIFRAREAVEKRIRPLMQQ, from the coding sequence ATGAGCGAGCAGCAAACTGATCAGGTTTTAATTGAGCGAGTACAGCGGGGAGATAAGCAAGCTTTCAACCTTCTGGTTATTAAATACCAGAACAAAGTTTGTAACCTTGTATCACGTTATGTCAGTAATTCTGGTGATGTACCAGATGTGGCGCAAGAGGCGTTTATTAAAGCGTACCGAGCGTTACCAACATTCCGTGGTGAAAGTGCCTTCTATACATGGCTCTACCGAATTGCAGTCAATACTGCAAAAAACTATTTAGTCGCTCAGGGGCGTCGTCCGCCTGCATCTGATGTTGATGCAGAAGATGCGGAATATTATGAAAGTGGTAGTGCGCTGAAAGAAATTTCGAACCCTGAGAACCAAATGTTGTCAGATGAATTGAAGCGGGTTGTTTTTAGCACGATTGAAGCGCTACCAGATGATCTCAAAACTGCAATCTCATTACGTGAACTGGATGGTCTAAGTTATGAGGAAATTGCAGAGGTAATGGGATGTCCAGTAGGTACAGTTCGCTCTCGTATATTCCGTGCACGTGAGGCGGTTGAAAAACGTATCCGTCCTCTCATGCAGCAATAA
- the acpS gene encoding holo-ACP synthase → MAIVGLGTDIAEIERVEKVFARSGDAFAQKILSSSELEQFQQLKLKGRFLAKRFAVKEAASKALGTGIACGVSFHDFTVKNDERGKPLLSLSGKANELAQAMGVNHVHLTIADERHYAVATVILER, encoded by the coding sequence ATGGCGATTGTTGGTTTAGGGACTGATATTGCTGAAATTGAGCGAGTCGAAAAAGTCTTTGCTCGCTCGGGTGATGCGTTCGCCCAGAAAATACTGTCTAGCTCTGAGCTTGAACAGTTTCAGCAATTAAAGCTAAAAGGGCGCTTTTTAGCAAAACGTTTTGCGGTCAAAGAAGCAGCATCAAAAGCACTCGGTACCGGTATTGCGTGTGGTGTCTCTTTCCATGATTTTACTGTTAAAAATGATGAGCGTGGTAAGCCATTACTGAGCTTATCAGGTAAAGCGAATGAACTAGCGCAAGCAATGGGAGTGAATCATGTTCACCTTACCATTGCTGATGAGCGTCATTACGCAGTTGCTACTGTCATTTTAGAACGTTGA
- the rnc gene encoding ribonuclease III, with protein MTTPANRLQRKLGYQFNNCELMTLALTHRSANGTHNERLEFLGDSILSFVIADDLYHRFPSVDEGDMSRMRATLVRGKTLAELGREFELGDHLLLGPGELKSGGFRRDSILADCVEAIIGAIYLDSDVEQVRSIVLAWYKARLDTIEPGINQKDPKTRLQECLQGRRLPLPAYTVTKVQGEAHNQEFTVQCDVTGLDKPVIGKGGSRRKAEQAAAELALNQLES; from the coding sequence ATGACAACTCCAGCGAATAGGCTTCAGCGCAAGCTGGGCTACCAATTTAATAATTGTGAGTTGATGACATTAGCACTGACACACCGCAGTGCTAATGGCACCCACAATGAGCGCCTAGAGTTTTTAGGTGACTCTATTTTAAGTTTTGTTATTGCTGATGACTTATATCACCGTTTTCCTTCAGTGGATGAAGGTGATATGAGCCGAATGCGTGCAACACTAGTCCGTGGAAAAACATTGGCTGAGCTAGGTCGAGAATTCGAGCTTGGCGACCATTTGTTACTGGGACCTGGCGAGTTAAAGAGTGGTGGCTTCCGTCGCGATTCGATTCTTGCTGACTGTGTTGAAGCAATCATTGGCGCGATTTATCTAGATAGCGATGTTGAGCAAGTACGAAGTATCGTATTGGCTTGGTATAAAGCTCGTCTTGATACGATTGAGCCAGGCATCAATCAAAAAGATCCAAAAACACGTCTTCAAGAGTGTTTACAAGGTCGTCGTTTACCGCTACCTGCATATACTGTAACTAAGGTACAAGGTGAAGCTCATAATCAAGAGTTCACCGTACAATGTGACGTAACAGGTTTGGATAAACCTGTAATTGGCAAAGGCGGCAGTCGGCGCAAGGCAGAGCAGGCAGCAGCAGAACTTGCACTAAATCAGTTGGAATCATGA
- the pdxJ gene encoding pyridoxine 5'-phosphate synthase has translation MNNILLGVNIDHIATLRNARGTRYPDPVHAAEVAERAGADGITIHLREDRRHINDRDVCILRETIQTRMNLEMAVTDEMVAIALDVKPEYVCLVPEKREELTTEGGLDVAGQLEKVKAATEKLTAAGIKVSLFIDADRAQIDAAHACGAPFIELHTGQYAEATTEEAQSDELKKIAAGASYAHNLGIKVNAGHGLTYHNVKPIAALPELYELNIGHSIMGRAMFDGLEKSVADMRSLMQEARG, from the coding sequence ATGAACAATATATTACTTGGCGTGAACATCGATCATATTGCGACATTACGTAATGCGCGTGGTACACGTTACCCAGATCCTGTTCATGCTGCAGAAGTAGCCGAGCGAGCAGGCGCTGATGGCATCACTATTCATTTGCGTGAAGATCGTCGTCACATTAATGATCGTGATGTGTGTATTTTACGTGAGACGATCCAAACTCGCATGAATTTAGAAATGGCCGTCACTGATGAAATGGTAGCAATTGCGTTAGATGTTAAGCCTGAATATGTTTGCTTAGTACCAGAAAAGCGTGAAGAGTTAACCACAGAAGGTGGTCTAGATGTCGCAGGTCAACTTGAAAAAGTAAAAGCGGCAACAGAAAAACTGACAGCTGCTGGGATCAAAGTGTCACTTTTCATTGATGCTGATCGCGCGCAAATTGATGCTGCTCATGCATGTGGCGCACCGTTTATTGAGCTTCATACTGGGCAATACGCAGAAGCGACAACCGAAGAGGCACAATCGGATGAACTGAAGAAGATTGCTGCAGGTGCAAGCTACGCTCATAATTTAGGTATTAAAGTAAATGCAGGACATGGTTTAACTTATCACAATGTTAAGCCGATAGCGGCATTGCCAGAGCTGTATGAACTCAACATTGGGCATTCTATTATGGGACGAGCAATGTTTGATGGGCTAGAAAAGTCAGTGGCAGATATGCGTTCGCTAATGCAGGAAGCGCGTGGTTAA